Proteins encoded within one genomic window of Lysinibacillus sphaericus:
- a CDS encoding caspase family protein, producing the protein MKAFICGVSKYEKESDLPSCEVDVKNITSSIKERLKLDQSEIITLNSVKTSIKKEEFIKSFLDFSGLLTDEDTAIFYFSGHGGTNSGGKHEIFLSDDSIETEQIIGILESSRSKNNLVILDCCYAGKIDIEIKTASIEKNLFEIVGKGTEIFCACKDDEKAYGYEGIGGFFTQVFSKALEISLNNIENGLTIRDFTNYIRRVFEMGLRQIAYKQTFVQIGNTIGDFYLIEPQPKTYKPKSVYYEFNDYIIEEVKDTHSGRNKRYSVKVLLKYPFTIDKIKMISDEILSLSTGFEVYNNEKLHNRLSKEIVSHIFCYFGFTKEDMLNSNYYCRSVWVDKSQNRSHWLKKVENSQLLGETLFIYNTSYFVLKNFINSNTRSDIEIFELANAIKTDAINIGQIIINKYHDFLNKKIFEYELIAIVDSYTTEIERLIDQSVNLGYTTERLKKWMNKLVGMVGTLSDFILYYGSKYVNTRDVDNRKQCMNSSIKSFNSDLDSLANIEVTLTEFF; encoded by the coding sequence ATGAAAGCTTTTATTTGTGGAGTTAGTAAATATGAAAAAGAATCAGATTTACCAAGTTGCGAAGTAGATGTGAAAAATATAACTTCTTCTATAAAGGAAAGATTAAAATTAGATCAATCTGAGATTATAACATTAAATAGCGTAAAAACTTCTATAAAAAAAGAAGAATTTATTAAAAGTTTCTTGGATTTTTCAGGCCTTCTTACAGACGAAGATACTGCAATATTTTATTTTTCAGGCCATGGTGGTACTAATTCTGGGGGGAAACATGAAATATTTTTAAGCGATGATTCCATTGAGACTGAACAAATAATAGGTATATTGGAAAGCAGTCGAAGTAAGAATAATTTAGTAATACTGGACTGTTGTTATGCAGGTAAAATTGATATTGAGATTAAAACAGCATCTATAGAAAAAAATCTGTTTGAAATTGTAGGAAAAGGAACAGAAATATTTTGTGCATGTAAAGATGATGAGAAAGCATATGGATATGAAGGTATAGGTGGTTTTTTTACCCAAGTATTTTCAAAAGCACTTGAAATTTCCTTGAACAATATAGAAAATGGTTTAACTATTAGAGATTTTACAAATTATATTCGAAGAGTCTTTGAAATGGGTTTGAGGCAAATAGCATATAAGCAAACATTTGTACAAATCGGAAATACTATTGGAGATTTTTATTTAATTGAACCACAACCTAAAACTTATAAACCTAAAAGTGTTTATTATGAATTTAATGATTATATAATCGAAGAGGTCAAAGATACTCATTCCGGTAGAAATAAAAGATATTCAGTAAAAGTATTATTAAAATATCCTTTTACAATAGACAAAATAAAAATGATTTCTGATGAAATATTATCGTTATCTACTGGCTTCGAAGTCTATAATAATGAAAAATTACATAATAGATTGTCTAAGGAAATTGTAAGCCATATTTTTTGTTACTTTGGTTTTACTAAAGAAGATATGTTAAATAGTAATTATTATTGTCGAAGTGTCTGGGTAGATAAAAGTCAAAATAGAAGTCATTGGCTTAAGAAGGTTGAAAATAGTCAACTGCTTGGTGAGACATTGTTTATTTATAACACTTCATATTTTGTTTTAAAAAACTTTATTAATTCAAATACTAGATCAGATATAGAAATTTTTGAGCTTGCAAACGCTATAAAAACAGATGCAATCAATATTGGCCAAATTATAATTAATAAATATCATGATTTTCTTAATAAGAAAATTTTTGAATATGAACTAATAGCGATTGTTGATTCTTATACTACTGAAATAGAACGACTTATTGATCAATCAGTAAATTTAGGTTATACGACTGAAAGGTTAAAAAAATGGATGAATAAATTAGTAGGAATGGTAGGAACGTTATCTGACTTTATACTATACTATGGTAGTAAATATGTTAATACTAGGGATGTAGATAATCGGAAGCAATGTATGAATTCTTCAATTAAATCATTTAATAGCGATCTTGATTCTTTGGCAAATATAGAAGTTACCTTAACGGAATTCTTTTAA